One genomic region from Balneola sp. encodes:
- a CDS encoding alkene reductase: MSEQPLLKPFKSDNLELDNRVVMAPMTRSRADNEGNVPTGELQGLYYEQRASAGLIISEGSQISEKAIGYINTPGIHTQEQVEGWKEVTERVHNAGGKIFLQLWHVGRISHPDFHDGDLPHAPSALNPGEKSYTPEGFKDTVTPKEMTKADIEQTIEDFQMGARNAMEAGFDGVEIHSSNGYLIHQFFNGTSNHRTDEYGGSIENRARFFFEVLDAVKEEVPEGKIGARFNPSLHGIFGMEMDEETIPTFDYVIEKLNDYDLAYIHLSEPFNDVSDIPYAETEIAKRYRPMYDGTIMINAGFDQESGNKVIEEGNADLVAFAKMYISNPDLVERFRGNSDLAEWDEDTFYTPGTKGYTDYPKLEEVEA, translated from the coding sequence ATGAGTGAACAACCATTATTAAAGCCATTCAAATCAGATAATTTAGAATTGGATAACCGGGTCGTGATGGCGCCTATGACCCGAAGCCGAGCCGATAACGAAGGCAATGTACCCACAGGAGAGCTTCAGGGACTCTATTATGAGCAGCGTGCTTCTGCAGGACTTATTATTTCAGAAGGTTCTCAAATTTCAGAGAAAGCCATTGGATATATAAATACGCCGGGAATTCATACCCAGGAACAAGTGGAAGGGTGGAAAGAGGTAACCGAACGTGTGCACAATGCAGGAGGGAAGATCTTTCTTCAACTATGGCATGTGGGAAGAATCTCACACCCTGATTTCCATGACGGAGATCTGCCGCACGCACCGTCCGCTTTAAATCCCGGGGAGAAGTCCTACACACCCGAAGGCTTCAAAGATACGGTCACTCCCAAAGAAATGACCAAAGCCGATATCGAACAAACTATCGAAGACTTCCAGATGGGAGCCCGCAACGCGATGGAAGCAGGATTTGACGGAGTAGAAATTCACTCTTCCAATGGATACCTGATCCACCAGTTCTTTAATGGCACTTCCAATCACCGAACCGATGAATATGGTGGCAGTATTGAAAACCGCGCCCGATTCTTTTTTGAGGTCCTTGATGCCGTGAAAGAAGAAGTGCCGGAAGGGAAGATCGGCGCTCGTTTCAATCCTTCGCTGCACGGAATTTTTGGAATGGAAATGGATGAAGAAACCATCCCAACCTTTGATTATGTGATCGAGAAGCTCAACGACTATGATCTGGCTTATATCCATCTCTCAGAACCGTTTAACGATGTTTCTGATATCCCTTATGCTGAGACCGAAATAGCCAAACGTTACCGCCCAATGTATGATGGCACCATTATGATTAACGCCGGCTTTGATCAGGAAAGCGGAAATAAAGTAATCGAAGAAGGCAATGCCGATCTGGTTGCTTTTGCGAAGATGTATATCTCCAATCCGGATTTGGTAGAACGCTTCCGTGGAAATTCCGACCTGGCCGAATGGGATGAAGATACTTTCTATACCCCCGGTACAAAAGGCTACACCGATTACCCCAAACTGGAAGAGGTTGAAGCTTAG
- a CDS encoding Zn-dependent exopeptidase M28, translating into MRTLLVIITITVTLSACSSNDNFQPLLTEDLAVQKTEYQQQIVGHLSGEYVLADNTTIASRWSKEERELTRRYLKELLLQLNIEPQEQDYISPNLNFAIDLILGPFRGTNVYGILPATQPSNEYIILGAHYDTGKRNAPGAIDNATGIALIYSVVKEMTELESRQKNILVVFFDQEEEELIGSRAFLEHIKQQQWDVHSIHCFDMVGWDEDQDKAIEIFSPTESLRTIYKETAVSHNIPVREIVIDPVGYEVSSTDFDVFVPAGYDVIGAGELFYHRDSTPYKDSPDDTFETVDFNYLLSSSNLVADIIEKLVK; encoded by the coding sequence TTGAGAACACTTCTTGTAATTATCACAATAACTGTGACCTTATCTGCCTGTTCAAGCAATGATAATTTTCAGCCCCTTTTGACGGAAGATTTAGCGGTTCAAAAAACGGAATATCAGCAACAGATTGTTGGGCATTTATCGGGGGAATATGTCTTGGCTGATAATACAACCATAGCCAGCCGATGGTCCAAAGAAGAACGGGAGTTGACAAGGAGGTATTTAAAAGAGTTGCTTTTGCAATTGAATATCGAGCCTCAGGAACAAGACTATATATCGCCAAACCTCAACTTTGCAATTGATTTAATTCTTGGCCCGTTTCGAGGGACCAATGTGTACGGTATTCTTCCAGCCACCCAACCCAGTAATGAGTATATCATCCTGGGTGCTCATTATGATACGGGGAAAAGAAATGCACCCGGAGCCATTGATAATGCAACGGGGATCGCTCTAATTTATAGTGTGGTCAAGGAAATGACAGAACTGGAATCCAGGCAGAAGAATATTTTAGTGGTCTTTTTTGATCAGGAGGAGGAAGAACTTATCGGCAGCCGAGCTTTTCTTGAACATATCAAACAACAGCAGTGGGATGTACACTCCATACATTGCTTCGATATGGTTGGCTGGGATGAGGATCAGGACAAAGCTATTGAGATTTTTTCGCCAACTGAATCATTACGAACAATCTATAAGGAAACAGCGGTATCACATAATATCCCTGTTCGCGAAATAGTCATTGATCCGGTTGGATACGAGGTAAGCTCAACCGACTTCGATGTTTTTGTCCCTGCCGGTTATGATGTGATCGGAGCCGGAGAATTATTTTATCACCGTGATTCAACTCCCTATAAAGACAGTCCGGATGACACCTTTGAGACGGTGGATTTTAACTATTTATTGTCCAGCTCAAATCTGGTTGCAGATATCATTGAAAAACTGGTGAAATGA
- a CDS encoding Crp/Fnr family transcriptional regulator translates to MEFDKNFLSFLKPELREEVFEMSSVKEFPKGTEILREEQYVKVLPIVIEGLVKVYSRFNEKELLLYYIEPSQSCVMTFYAALKNTPSQVFATTEKASKILLIPVQYLPGWLKEYPDFNELFYNQFNLRYTELLNTIGHLLVDNMDKRVYDHLKKKSLLTKDKTIRMSHSQIANELGTAREVVTRVLSKLKTEGKVEQNSVGIKIIDEW, encoded by the coding sequence ATGGAGTTCGATAAAAATTTTCTTTCATTTTTAAAACCGGAACTTCGGGAAGAAGTTTTTGAAATGTCTTCGGTTAAAGAGTTTCCAAAAGGCACTGAAATTTTGAGGGAAGAACAATATGTAAAGGTATTGCCAATAGTCATTGAGGGACTGGTTAAGGTTTACTCAAGATTTAATGAGAAAGAGCTACTGTTGTACTACATAGAGCCAAGTCAAAGTTGTGTTATGACTTTTTATGCTGCTCTCAAAAACACCCCCAGTCAAGTATTTGCAACTACTGAAAAGGCCTCCAAAATCCTTTTAATACCAGTCCAATATTTACCGGGGTGGCTGAAAGAATACCCGGATTTTAACGAGTTGTTTTACAACCAGTTTAATTTGAGATATACAGAGCTTTTAAATACCATCGGCCATCTTTTGGTAGACAATATGGACAAGAGAGTTTATGATCATCTCAAAAAGAAATCCCTTTTGACCAAGGATAAAACCATCAGGATGAGTCATAGCCAGATTGCAAATGAATTAGGCACGGCTCGTGAAGTGGTAACGAGAGTGTTAAGTAAGCTGAAAACTGAAGGCAAAGTGGAACAAAATTCAGTTGGTATAAAAATTATTGACGAGTGGTGA
- a CDS encoding amidohydrolase, producing MTTFTLKKWAQIPLCLMMGVFAIQSVTASAYEMRQDTTETDTTTIPKADNELPMKPGRIVEFSTTEATWMSLDISPDGQHIVFDMMGDIFRIPASGGEAEQLTDGMAFDTHPRYSPDGKYVLFTSDASGEEDLYYVEVADTSEITQVTKGGNTRYTNADWTPDGEYIIASKGGLTPKLWMIHKEGGSGTALIGEPANLKIIDPAVSPDGRYVYFSQRNGAWNYNAQLPQYQIARYDREDGSRRTITSRYGSAFTPTLSDDGKWMVYGSRYEDKTGLVLRDMETGDERWLAYPVQRDDQESIATMGVLPGMTFTPDSKNLLTYYSGSIYSINITSGEATEIPFEVNAHLEAGPEVFFKYPVDDNKEMIATQIRDAVPSPNGEQLAFTVLNKLYIQNLPDGEPKRVTDSDLIEAQPVWSPDGKWIVYATYDMENGGALYKVNPNARRVRAEKITNEPGVYSDPAWSYNSNRIVALKGDNRSYDQSIGPNAFGSTEDIVWVSPDGGNANFIAKSSGRGNPHFVKSNDRIYMNRGNGTLLSIRWDGTDEKEYVRVTGITTAGFNEMGTNYPTPDMLHPEEAAKENNPPSNAGLITMAPSGDQAMALINNDIYVVTVPKVGGDTPRISVASAPSAAFPSKKLTTIGGQFPQWSDDAGKVHWSIGHGHFIYDLDDAEAYADSVEAAKEAEAEKKKEEEKMKKDDDSDDDSGDAEEETEEESDEEDEEKEEDKGYMPEELSIEVVVTRDIPEGTILLQNARIITMNGDEVIENGDILIENNRIIEVGTNLSAPSGAETMDMSGKTIVPGFVDTHAHLWAAWGIHKQRFWGYAANLAYGVTTTRDPQTATTDVLTYSDMVETGMMEGPRVYSTGPGLGFWAYNIKSLEHAQDVMKQYSKYYNTKTIKMYLAGNRQQRQWILMAAKEQSIMPTTEGALDWKLNMTQLLDGYPGHEHSLPIYPIYSDVVTTVADLQMAVTPTLLVSYGGPWAENYYYSRENPFFDEKLRTFTPYTELASKSRRRPGWFHDDEHVFQKLAVFQKDLKEAGGLSGVGSHGQLQGLGFHWELWSVAAGGMDNHDALQVATIDGATAIGLDGDLGSIESGKLADLVILNANPLDDLRNTNTIQMVMKNGRLYDGNTLDQLYPMQVKAGPYEWEFPNPSQMTLPGEK from the coding sequence ATGACTACATTTACTTTAAAGAAGTGGGCTCAGATTCCACTGTGTTTAATGATGGGAGTGTTTGCAATTCAGAGTGTTACGGCTTCTGCTTATGAAATGAGGCAAGACACCACTGAAACGGATACAACGACCATACCAAAGGCTGACAACGAATTACCGATGAAGCCGGGACGCATTGTTGAATTCTCGACTACGGAAGCAACCTGGATGTCGCTGGATATAAGTCCGGACGGACAACATATAGTTTTTGATATGATGGGAGACATTTTTCGAATCCCTGCAAGTGGAGGAGAAGCGGAGCAACTAACCGATGGAATGGCGTTTGATACGCATCCACGATACAGCCCGGATGGCAAATACGTTTTATTTACTTCTGATGCCTCCGGCGAAGAAGATTTATACTATGTGGAAGTCGCCGACACGTCTGAGATTACACAGGTTACCAAAGGCGGAAATACCCGCTATACCAATGCCGACTGGACTCCCGACGGTGAATATATCATTGCTTCTAAAGGTGGATTGACTCCAAAATTATGGATGATTCACAAAGAAGGCGGCAGCGGAACAGCTCTCATTGGCGAACCTGCCAACCTAAAGATTATTGACCCTGCGGTTTCACCGGATGGTCGTTATGTGTATTTCTCACAGCGAAATGGAGCATGGAACTACAATGCCCAGCTTCCACAGTATCAGATAGCTCGCTACGATCGGGAGGATGGCTCCAGAAGAACCATTACCTCGCGCTACGGATCAGCATTCACTCCAACTTTATCGGATGATGGGAAGTGGATGGTGTACGGTTCCCGATATGAAGATAAGACCGGCTTAGTGCTTAGAGATATGGAAACCGGTGATGAAAGATGGTTGGCTTATCCGGTTCAACGAGACGATCAAGAATCCATTGCTACGATGGGAGTGTTGCCCGGAATGACCTTCACACCAGATAGTAAGAACTTATTAACGTACTACAGTGGAAGCATTTACAGTATTAACATCACAAGTGGAGAAGCTACTGAAATTCCGTTTGAAGTAAACGCTCACCTCGAAGCTGGGCCTGAAGTTTTCTTCAAATATCCGGTGGATGACAACAAGGAAATGATTGCTACACAAATTCGGGATGCCGTGCCTTCACCGAATGGAGAGCAACTGGCGTTTACCGTTCTGAATAAATTATACATCCAAAACTTACCGGATGGTGAGCCTAAACGAGTGACCGACTCTGACCTTATTGAAGCTCAGCCTGTTTGGTCTCCCGATGGAAAATGGATTGTGTATGCCACCTACGATATGGAAAACGGCGGGGCTTTATACAAAGTAAATCCTAATGCCCGACGTGTTCGTGCTGAGAAAATCACTAACGAACCGGGTGTGTACAGTGATCCGGCCTGGTCGTACAACAGCAACCGAATTGTGGCTCTGAAGGGCGATAACAGAAGTTATGACCAATCCATCGGGCCTAATGCCTTTGGATCTACTGAAGATATCGTATGGGTTTCTCCGGATGGAGGAAATGCAAACTTCATTGCTAAGAGCAGTGGACGAGGTAATCCTCACTTTGTGAAGTCCAATGACCGAATCTACATGAACAGAGGAAACGGAACCTTGCTTTCTATCCGATGGGATGGAACCGATGAGAAAGAGTACGTTCGTGTAACCGGTATTACTACGGCAGGCTTTAATGAGATGGGCACCAATTATCCGACTCCGGATATGCTGCATCCTGAAGAAGCTGCGAAAGAAAATAATCCTCCTTCCAATGCCGGGTTAATTACGATGGCCCCGAGCGGAGATCAGGCTATGGCGCTTATCAACAACGATATTTACGTGGTTACCGTCCCTAAAGTAGGTGGCGATACGCCAAGAATATCCGTTGCAAGTGCGCCGAGTGCAGCATTTCCTTCCAAAAAACTGACAACCATTGGTGGACAATTCCCGCAGTGGTCTGATGATGCCGGAAAAGTACACTGGTCCATTGGCCACGGACATTTCATCTATGATCTGGATGATGCCGAAGCCTATGCTGACAGCGTAGAAGCCGCCAAGGAAGCCGAAGCTGAGAAGAAGAAGGAAGAAGAGAAAATGAAAAAAGACGATGATTCTGATGACGATTCCGGTGATGCGGAAGAGGAGACAGAGGAAGAATCGGATGAAGAAGACGAAGAGAAGGAAGAGGACAAAGGCTATATGCCGGAAGAACTCAGCATCGAAGTGGTGGTTACCAGAGACATTCCGGAAGGAACCATTCTTCTTCAAAATGCACGCATCATTACTATGAATGGTGACGAGGTGATTGAAAACGGAGATATCCTGATTGAGAACAACCGCATTATTGAAGTGGGAACCAACCTTTCAGCGCCAAGTGGTGCCGAAACCATGGATATGAGTGGCAAAACCATTGTTCCCGGTTTCGTTGATACGCATGCTCACCTTTGGGCTGCATGGGGCATTCACAAGCAACGCTTCTGGGGCTATGCCGCAAATCTTGCCTATGGTGTAACCACAACCCGTGATCCTCAAACAGCTACCACCGATGTTTTGACCTATTCTGATATGGTTGAAACCGGTATGATGGAAGGTCCGCGCGTGTATTCTACCGGACCCGGACTTGGTTTCTGGGCGTACAATATCAAAAGCCTCGAGCATGCTCAGGACGTGATGAAGCAGTACAGCAAGTACTACAACACCAAAACCATTAAGATGTACCTGGCTGGGAATCGCCAGCAGCGTCAGTGGATTTTGATGGCGGCTAAAGAGCAAAGCATCATGCCAACGACCGAAGGTGCCTTAGACTGGAAACTGAATATGACTCAGCTTCTGGATGGTTATCCCGGACATGAGCATTCGCTGCCGATTTACCCGATTTACAGTGATGTGGTAACAACGGTGGCTGATCTGCAAATGGCAGTGACGCCAACCTTACTGGTTTCTTATGGCGGACCGTGGGCTGAGAATTATTATTACTCTCGCGAAAACCCATTCTTTGATGAGAAGCTCAGAACCTTTACTCCGTACACCGAGCTGGCTTCCAAGTCACGCCGACGTCCGGGCTGGTTCCATGATGATGAGCACGTTTTTCAAAAGCTTGCCGTTTTCCAGAAAGATCTGAAAGAAGCAGGCGGACTTTCCGGTGTGGGTAGTCACGGACAGCTGCAGGGCTTAGGTTTCCATTGGGAGCTATGGTCGGTTGCTGCAGGAGGGATGGATAACCACGATGCCCTTCAGGTGGCCACGATTGACGGTGCTACCGCTATTGGCTTAGACGGTGACCTCGGTTCCATTGAATCCGGTAAACTGGCAGATTTGGTTATTCTGAACGCCAACCCGCTGGATGATCTCCGAAACACCAACACCATACAAATGGTGATGAAAAACGGAAGACTCTATGATGGTAATACCCTCGACCAGCTGTACCCAATGCAGGTGAAAGCCGGTCCTTATGAGTGGGAATTCCCGAATCCATCCCAAATGACCTTACCGGGCGAAAAATGA
- a CDS encoding LD-carboxypeptidase — protein MAFTRKDFLKTSALVSLTGAAFSITGCEAEADVHSPQAIPNKIKPKALKKGDTLGLVAPASPIYQSSVFEEMLENLKALGFELKLGEHVWSQRGYLAGMDEQRAGDLMNMFEDPEVDGIMCIRGGWGCNRILPLLDYEVIRNNPKVFCGFSDITSLHMAIYQHSDLITFHGPVGKSDWNDFTTSAFKQVIWNGETPEFSVPDELDETFVVTEGKAEGKMLGGNLSVLVSMIGSDYLPSFEDSILFLEDIGESVYRIDRMFTQLKLAGILDQLNGFVFGKCTDCDAGSNSLSLKQVFDDHIKPLNIPAFYGAMISHEENNITIPMGMKAMIDSEKKTIQMLESGVS, from the coding sequence ATGGCTTTTACTCGAAAAGATTTTTTAAAAACATCAGCGCTGGTTTCTTTAACAGGGGCAGCTTTTAGCATTACAGGTTGTGAGGCTGAAGCTGACGTTCATTCCCCACAAGCCATTCCCAATAAGATTAAGCCTAAAGCCCTCAAAAAGGGTGATACATTAGGATTAGTAGCACCGGCAAGCCCCATCTATCAATCTTCTGTTTTTGAAGAAATGCTGGAGAATTTAAAAGCTCTTGGCTTTGAACTGAAACTGGGTGAACATGTCTGGAGTCAGCGTGGCTACCTTGCCGGAATGGATGAACAGCGAGCCGGGGATTTGATGAATATGTTTGAAGACCCCGAGGTTGACGGCATTATGTGTATTCGCGGGGGATGGGGTTGTAACCGAATTCTGCCACTGCTTGATTATGAAGTCATCCGAAACAATCCAAAGGTGTTTTGTGGATTTAGTGATATCACATCATTACATATGGCTATTTATCAGCATAGTGACCTCATTACTTTTCATGGGCCGGTGGGCAAATCGGACTGGAATGATTTTACTACGAGCGCATTTAAGCAAGTCATTTGGAATGGGGAAACTCCTGAATTTTCCGTGCCTGATGAATTAGACGAAACATTTGTAGTCACTGAGGGTAAAGCTGAAGGTAAAATGCTTGGCGGAAATTTATCTGTTTTAGTGTCTATGATTGGCTCCGATTATTTACCTTCTTTTGAAGATTCAATTCTCTTTTTGGAAGACATCGGGGAGAGTGTTTATCGTATTGATCGTATGTTTACCCAACTCAAGCTTGCGGGGATTCTGGATCAGCTCAACGGATTCGTATTCGGTAAATGTACCGATTGCGATGCGGGTTCAAATAGCCTATCGTTAAAGCAGGTTTTTGATGATCATATCAAGCCATTAAACATCCCGGCTTTTTATGGGGCTATGATCAGCCACGAAGAAAATAATATCACGATACCAATGGGTATGAAGGCCATGATTGATTCAGAAAAGAAAACTATTCAAATGCTTGAATCAGGCGTTAGTTAA
- the nadD gene encoding nicotinate (nicotinamide) nucleotide adenylyltransferase translates to MAQRIGLFGGTFDPVHNGHLSIAESFLQSGLIDELWVLLTPFPPHKQDVNQTPYDTRLQLLETAFEGISNLSIKTIENRLPKPSYSVQTIRHLKGEYPDATFYYCMGEDSLAYFHTWKYYTEILEECDLLVAKRPGVSHDEVEDQILRSTHFVSHTPLEISSSSIKEQIQKGDSIAGLVPKSVHKIIEKEQLYS, encoded by the coding sequence ATGGCTCAGCGCATTGGTTTATTCGGGGGAACATTCGACCCGGTGCATAACGGACACCTCTCCATTGCGGAGTCTTTTCTACAGTCCGGACTGATTGATGAACTCTGGGTTTTGCTCACTCCATTTCCTCCGCATAAGCAGGACGTTAATCAGACTCCTTATGATACCCGGCTTCAGCTTTTAGAAACTGCTTTTGAGGGAATTTCGAACCTCTCCATAAAAACGATCGAGAATCGACTGCCTAAGCCATCCTACAGTGTTCAGACCATTCGGCATTTGAAGGGAGAATATCCCGATGCCACTTTTTACTACTGCATGGGGGAAGACAGCCTTGCTTACTTTCATACTTGGAAATACTACACAGAGATTTTAGAAGAATGTGATCTTTTAGTTGCCAAACGTCCAGGAGTAAGCCATGATGAGGTGGAAGATCAAATTTTAAGGAGCACTCACTTTGTGAGTCATACCCCTTTAGAGATTTCATCTTCATCCATTAAAGAGCAGATTCAAAAAGGAGATTCGATTGCGGGGTTGGTTCCAAAATCTGTGCATAAAATCATTGAAAAAGAGCAGTTATATAGCTAA
- a CDS encoding outer membrane protein assembly factor BamD: MIIKAQQLYSMRNTLLLVFGILFLFSACKNDRLIKRGDSVEVAYEKAMYFFEQENYTDAASAFDTVTRVGRGTEYGQDAQYYLAESYYRDRQYLLAASEFDRYVSYYPQDQRRPEVEFKAAICYKNLSPRYNLDQAQTRRAIERFQLFNNRYPNSEKVQEAAGYIDELREKLARKSYEAAQFYVRTEQYKAAAIYLDRTIDQYPESKWAERALVDQIKNYIDYADRSVASKQAERYTKSIETYEKFLQLFPESKFREEVEDYHDEALSKLADVQNPEEVAESSQG, encoded by the coding sequence GTGATCATTAAAGCACAACAACTTTATTCAATGCGGAACACACTTTTATTAGTATTTGGTATCCTATTTCTATTTTCAGCTTGCAAGAACGACCGACTCATAAAGAGGGGTGATTCTGTAGAGGTAGCCTATGAGAAAGCGATGTACTTTTTTGAGCAGGAAAACTACACAGATGCAGCCAGTGCCTTTGATACCGTAACCCGGGTTGGCAGGGGTACAGAATACGGACAGGATGCTCAGTATTATCTTGCAGAAAGTTATTATCGTGATCGCCAGTATCTGCTTGCAGCTTCCGAATTTGACCGGTATGTGAGCTATTACCCGCAGGATCAAAGACGTCCTGAAGTTGAATTCAAGGCAGCTATTTGCTACAAGAATCTAAGTCCGCGATATAATCTTGATCAAGCCCAAACCCGCCGTGCTATTGAGCGTTTTCAGCTTTTTAATAACCGATATCCAAACTCTGAGAAGGTGCAGGAAGCGGCCGGCTATATTGATGAACTCAGAGAGAAACTGGCACGTAAGTCTTACGAAGCTGCCCAGTTTTATGTCAGAACCGAGCAATACAAAGCCGCTGCTATTTATTTAGATCGTACTATTGATCAATATCCGGAATCTAAGTGGGCTGAGCGTGCACTTGTTGACCAAATTAAGAACTATATCGATTACGCAGACCGAAGTGTTGCCAGTAAGCAAGCCGAGCGTTACACGAAGTCTATAGAGACCTATGAGAAATTTCTGCAGCTCTTCCCGGAAAGTAAGTTTCGTGAAGAAGTAGAAGATTATCATGATGAAGCTCTTAGCAAGCTTGCCGATGTTCAGAATCCTGAAGAAGTCGCAGAATCAAGTCAGGGCTAA
- a CDS encoding type 2 isopentenyl-diphosphate Delta-isomerase, which produces MTDIRDRKKDHVELTVTDGTQYNVSAGFERFRFIHNALPEVDSSDVSTEAAFLDRTFSFPLFISSMTGGYADAGPVNAVIAEFCEAENLPFGVGSQRAMLEDESLTDTFAVVREKAPNAFICSNIGGAQLIGGLDTNKITKLIDSIEANAIIVHLNPLQELMQPEGDRDFKGILGGIEQLVKDTNLPVIVKETGAGISEHTARRLLNVGVEVIDVAGAGGTSWAKVENFRSSNESANHHFDEWGIPTVECIQQLSKLEWERSFEIIASGGIRSSFDMAKAICLGAHFTASAQPVIKAINDNGYEGLEQLFSEWKKDLKTILTLLGCTNIKQLNGSHIREIM; this is translated from the coding sequence ATGACAGACATCAGAGATCGAAAAAAAGACCACGTTGAGCTTACCGTTACGGACGGAACCCAGTATAATGTATCCGCTGGGTTTGAACGATTCCGATTTATCCATAACGCCTTACCGGAAGTTGATTCCTCGGACGTTTCTACAGAAGCAGCGTTTTTGGATAGAACTTTCAGTTTTCCATTATTTATTTCTTCCATGACGGGAGGATATGCGGATGCGGGTCCGGTGAATGCTGTGATTGCTGAGTTTTGCGAGGCGGAAAATTTACCCTTTGGCGTTGGAAGTCAGCGTGCAATGCTGGAAGATGAAAGCCTGACTGACACCTTTGCTGTAGTTCGGGAAAAAGCTCCGAATGCTTTTATATGCTCTAATATTGGAGGCGCACAACTCATTGGTGGACTTGATACTAACAAGATCACCAAACTCATTGATTCAATAGAGGCGAATGCTATCATAGTTCATTTGAACCCATTGCAGGAACTCATGCAGCCGGAAGGTGATCGAGATTTTAAAGGCATTTTGGGTGGTATTGAACAGTTGGTAAAAGACACAAACCTTCCGGTCATTGTTAAAGAAACCGGGGCCGGGATATCAGAACATACTGCCCGAAGATTATTGAATGTTGGAGTCGAAGTCATTGATGTAGCCGGAGCCGGAGGAACGAGCTGGGCGAAAGTAGAAAATTTTCGTTCATCCAACGAAAGCGCAAATCATCATTTTGATGAGTGGGGAATTCCTACGGTTGAATGTATTCAGCAGCTCAGTAAACTGGAATGGGAGCGAAGCTTTGAAATTATAGCATCAGGTGGAATTCGGTCTTCCTTTGATATGGCTAAAGCAATCTGCCTGGGAGCCCACTTTACGGCATCTGCTCAACCTGTAATAAAGGCTATTAATGATAATGGCTATGAAGGATTAGAGCAGCTTTTCTCGGAATGGAAAAAAGATCTCAAAACCATACTGACACTATTAGGATGTACGAATATCAAACAACTTAATGGTTCACATATTCGTGAAATTATGTAG